One genomic window of Brevinematia bacterium includes the following:
- a CDS encoding YidC/Oxa1 family membrane protein insertase — MSREVRLFIFLVLWLGMMFGFVLLFPPRKPSVQDKTATNQISVSSDKPSKVLPVKEKFLSYINTNDLRLTISESGVESIFFSYKGREYELSKSNYTLLPFSLLLGSILSSENPERLYFDSKGNCRVEMGGSRFLVNREFIPVSNYVLDMVVRVRNEMRKPIVFGGVSLVFSGPLGPDTADERFAYMYLRTGYIEKKDLSFVETLTTSIFTGTERYAIKDKEVVAGVWMENRYTVVGMIPIEGEFKAEFVVRDSKYGHNKVMSLRSPTEIMEGGDEKVYRVRILLAPRKNEVLEAFGYGFKALEDGGILKPVYDLLKFLVNFFFSITGSWGVAVILISVAVKLLLEPLSIKAAVSMKRLQLIAPKIKEIQEKYKSDPKKMNAEIAELYRIYGANPASGCLPLLLQIPIFIALYNVLSGFIELKGQGILWIKDLTKPDTVLYIKELEGFFILPASINLLPIIMTGVSLLQTYITSSKTQSQQTLMMWLLPIIFMFIFWNLPSALVLYWTIQTLLGLVEQYVINKTLKY; from the coding sequence ATGAGTAGGGAAGTAAGATTGTTTATTTTCCTAGTTTTGTGGTTAGGAATGATGTTTGGTTTTGTGCTCCTTTTCCCGCCAAGAAAGCCCAGTGTTCAAGACAAAACAGCAACAAATCAGATCTCAGTGAGTAGTGATAAGCCTTCAAAAGTCCTTCCTGTGAAAGAAAAGTTTTTAAGTTACATTAATACTAATGACCTTAGGCTTACCATCTCAGAAAGCGGGGTAGAGAGTATTTTTTTTTCATACAAAGGTAGGGAATATGAACTATCAAAATCTAACTATACCTTATTACCGTTTTCTCTTCTTCTTGGTAGTATCCTATCCAGTGAGAATCCTGAGAGATTATATTTTGACAGTAAGGGAAACTGTAGAGTTGAGATGGGGGGGAGTAGATTCTTAGTGAATAGAGAATTTATCCCGGTGTCAAACTATGTGCTTGATATGGTAGTGAGAGTAAGAAACGAAATGAGAAAGCCGATCGTTTTTGGAGGAGTTTCTTTAGTTTTCAGTGGGCCTTTGGGACCAGATACCGCTGATGAACGCTTTGCTTATATGTATCTTAGGACTGGGTATATTGAGAAAAAGGATCTTAGCTTTGTTGAAACTTTGACAACTTCAATTTTTACAGGAACAGAAAGGTATGCCATTAAGGATAAGGAAGTTGTTGCTGGAGTATGGATGGAGAATAGATATACTGTTGTTGGAATGATTCCTATTGAGGGAGAATTTAAGGCTGAGTTTGTCGTTAGAGATTCAAAGTATGGGCATAATAAAGTGATGAGTCTCAGGTCTCCTACTGAAATTATGGAAGGAGGCGATGAGAAAGTCTATAGGGTTAGGATTTTGCTAGCCCCCAGAAAGAATGAGGTATTGGAAGCATTTGGTTACGGGTTTAAAGCACTTGAAGATGGGGGGATACTTAAGCCAGTATACGATCTTTTGAAGTTCCTTGTAAACTTTTTCTTCAGTATTACTGGGAGTTGGGGAGTAGCAGTTATCCTTATTTCCGTTGCAGTCAAGCTACTTTTAGAGCCTCTGAGTATAAAAGCTGCTGTTTCTATGAAGAGGTTGCAGCTTATAGCTCCAAAAATTAAGGAAATTCAGGAAAAGTATAAAAGTGATCCCAAGAAGATGAATGCAGAGATTGCTGAACTTTACAGAATCTATGGTGCTAATCCGGCTTCAGGTTGTTTACCTCTGTTACTTCAGATTCCTATATTCATTGCGCTTTATAATGTGCTTTCGGGGTTTATAGAGCTCAAAGGGCAAGGAATTTTGTGGATAAAGGATCTGACAAAACCTGATACAGTTCTGTATATAAAGGAGTTAGAGGGATTTTTTATACTTCCTGCTTCAATTAACCTTTTACCCATTATAATGACAGGTGTTTCTCTGCTTCAGACTTACATTACTTCTTCAAAAACGCAATCTCAACAGACTCTTATGATGTGGTTACTACCCATAATATTCATGTTTATATTCTGGAACCTACCCTCTGCGCTTGTGTTGTATTGGACTATACAAACTCTACTTGGTTTGGTTGAACAGTATGTGATAAATAAAACTCTGAAGTACTAA
- the glyA gene encoding serine hydroxymethyltransferase, producing MKVHDKVVYRSILDAIRGESLEEIDPEIYDAILCELKRQEYHLELIASENAVSRAVLEAMGSVLTNKYAEGYPSKRYYGGCEFVDIIESLAIERAKKLFNAEHANVQPHSGAQANMSVYLAFLKPGDTLLGMNLSHGGHLTHGSKVNSSGKLYNVVYYGVNKETELIDYDEVEKLAEEIKPKLIVCGASSYSRQIDFKRFSEIAKKVGAYLMADIAHYAGLVVAGLYESPVPYADFVTTTTHKTLRGPRGGLILSKEKYSKEIDKSVFPGIQGGPLMHVIAAKAVAFKEAMTEEFRHYQAQVLANSRKLSQCLAEKGYRIVSGGTDSHMFSVDLRNKEITGAEAEDVLDKVGITVNKNAIPFDPNPPMNPSGIRIGTPTVTTRGMKEKEMEEIANYIDEALREKDNPQKLTSIKEKVISLCKKFPLYL from the coding sequence ATGAAAGTGCACGATAAAGTAGTCTATCGCAGTATTTTGGATGCCATTAGAGGAGAATCTCTTGAAGAGATTGATCCTGAGATTTATGATGCCATACTCTGCGAACTTAAAAGACAGGAGTATCACCTTGAACTTATCGCTTCGGAAAATGCCGTATCAAGAGCTGTTTTAGAGGCAATGGGTAGTGTGTTAACCAACAAATATGCCGAAGGATACCCTTCAAAAAGATATTATGGGGGATGTGAGTTTGTTGACATAATTGAAAGTTTAGCAATAGAGAGAGCAAAAAAACTTTTTAATGCAGAACATGCCAATGTCCAACCTCACTCAGGTGCACAAGCTAATATGTCTGTCTACCTTGCATTCCTAAAGCCTGGAGACACTTTACTCGGCATGAACCTATCACACGGTGGACACCTAACTCATGGGAGCAAGGTAAATTCCTCAGGAAAACTATACAATGTAGTCTATTATGGGGTTAATAAGGAAACAGAGCTTATTGATTACGACGAAGTTGAAAAACTTGCAGAGGAGATAAAACCAAAGCTTATAGTATGTGGCGCTAGTTCATACTCAAGGCAGATAGACTTCAAAAGATTTTCAGAAATTGCAAAAAAGGTTGGTGCCTATTTGATGGCAGATATAGCACATTATGCTGGATTAGTAGTCGCAGGACTCTATGAATCTCCTGTTCCTTATGCCGACTTTGTAACAACTACTACTCACAAAACCCTAAGAGGACCAAGAGGAGGATTAATACTCTCAAAAGAAAAATATTCAAAAGAGATAGACAAATCCGTATTTCCTGGCATCCAGGGAGGACCTCTGATGCATGTTATCGCTGCAAAAGCTGTTGCATTCAAAGAAGCAATGACTGAGGAGTTTAGGCATTATCAAGCACAAGTCCTAGCAAACTCAAGAAAACTATCTCAATGCTTAGCGGAAAAAGGCTATAGAATAGTCTCCGGAGGCACTGACTCACATATGTTCAGCGTTGACCTAAGAAACAAAGAAATTACTGGCGCAGAAGCAGAAGATGTCCTTGATAAAGTAGGCATTACCGTTAACAAAAATGCAATTCCTTTTGACCCTAACCCACCCATGAACCCCAGCGGTATAAGAATAGGCACTCCGACCGTCACCACAAGGGGTATGAAAGAAAAAGAAATGGAAGAAATAGCTAACTATATTGACGAAGCTCTAAGAGAAAAAGACAATCCCCAAAAGCTAACAAGCATAAAAGAGAAAGTAATATCTCTTTGTAAAAAATTCCCCCTATACCTGTAA